Proteins encoded together in one Camelina sativa cultivar DH55 chromosome 9, Cs, whole genome shotgun sequence window:
- the LOC109126283 gene encoding trifunctional UDP-glucose 4,6-dehydratase/UDP-4-keto-6-deoxy-D-glucose 3,5-epimerase/UDP-4-keto-L-rhamnose-reductase RHM1-like, with the protein MCLQVEELLKEFDNVCTLRVRMPISSDLNNPRNFITKISRYNKVVNIPNSMTVLDELLPISIEMAKRNLRGIWNFTNPGVVSHNEILEMYRDYINPEFKWANFTLEEQAKVIVAPRSNNEMDASKLKKEFPELLSIKESLIKYAFEPNKKT; encoded by the coding sequence AGTTTGACAACGTTTGCACTTTGAGAGTAAGGATGCCGATATCCTCAGATCTTAACAACCCGCGGAACTTCATCACCAAGATCTCCAGGTACAACAAAGTAGTGAACATCCCAAACAGCATGACTGTGTTGGACGAGCTTTTACCAATCTCCATTGAGATGGCTAAAAGAAACTTGAGAGGAATCTGGAACTTCACAAACCCAGGTGTGGTGAGTCACAACGAGATCCTAGAGATGTACAGAGACTACATCAACCCTGAATTCAAATGGGCAAACTTCACACTAGAGGAGCAAGCTAAAGTTATCGTGGCTCCAAGAAGCAACAACGAGATGGACGCTTCTAAGCTCAAGAAAGAAttccctgagctactctctatTAAGGAGTCTCTGATTAAGTATGCATTCGAGCCAAACAAGAAAACCTGA
- the LOC104714125 gene encoding alpha,alpha-trehalose-phosphate synthase [UDP-forming] 1-like isoform X2, whose product MPGNKYNCSSSHIPLSRTERLLRDRELREKRKSNRARNPNDVVGSSDNSENDLRLEGDTSTRQYVEQYLEGAAAARAHDDACERQEARPYNRQRLLVVANRLPVSAVRRGEDSWSLEISAGGLVSALLGVKEFEARWIGWAGVNVPDEVGQKALTKALAEKRCIPVFLDEEIVHQYYNGYCNNILWPLFHYLGLPQEDRLATTRSFQSQFAAYKKANQMFADVVNEHYEEGDVVWCHDYHLMFLPKCLKEYNSKMKVGWFLHTPFPSSEIHRTLPSRSELLRSVLAADLVGFHTYDYARHFVSACTRILGLEGTPEGVEDQGRLTRVAAFPIGIDSERFIRALEVTEVIQHMKELKERFAGRKVMLGVDRLDMIKGIPQKILAFEKFLEENASWRDKVVLLQIAVPTRTDVPEYQKLTSQVHEIVGRINGRFGTLTAVPIHHLDRSLDFHALCALYAVTDVALVTSLRDGMNLVSYEFVACQEAKKGVLILSEFAGAAQSLGAGAILVNPWNITEVAASIGQALNMTAEEREKRHRHNFHHVKTHTAQEWAETFVSELNDTVIEAQLRISKVPPELPQHDAIQRYSKSNNRLLILGFNATLTEPVDNQGRRGDQIKEMDLNLHPELKGPLKALCSDPSTTIVVLSGSSRSVLDKNFGEYDMWLAAENGMFLRLTNGEWMTTMPEHLNMEWVDSVKHVFKYFTERTPRSHFETRDTSLIWNYKYADIEFGRLQARDLLQHLWTGPISNASVDVVQGSRSVEVRAVGVTKGAAIDRILGEIVHSKSMTTPIDYVLCIGHFLGKDEDVYTFFEPELPSDIPAIARVRPSSDSGSKSSSGDRRPPSKSTHNNKSGPKSSSSSNSNNNNNKSSQRSLQTTERKSGSNHSLGNSRRPSPEKISWNVLDLKGENYFSCAVGRTRTNARYLLGSPDDVVCFLEKLADTTTSSP is encoded by the exons ATGCCTGGAAATAAGTACAACTGCAGTTCTTCTCATATCCCACTCTCTCGAACCGAACGGCTCTTGAGAGACAGAGAGCTccgagagaagaggaagagcaacCGAGCTCGTAATCCTAATGATGTTGTTGGCAGTTCCGACAACTCTGAGAACGACCTGCGTTTAGAAGGCGACACTTCAACCAGGCAATATGTTGAACAGTACTTGGAAGGTGCTGCTGCTGCAAGGGCACACGATGATGCCTGTGAGAGGCAAGAAGCTAGGCCTTATAACAGGCAACGCCTACTTGTTGTTGCTAACAGGCTCCCAGTTTCCGCGGTCAGAAGAGGTGAAGATTCATGGTCTCTCGAGATCAGTGCTGGTGGTCTAGTTAGTGCTCTCTTAg GTGTAAAGGAATTTGAAGCCAGATGGATTGGATGGGCTGGAGTTAATGTGCCTGATGAAGTTGGGCAGAAGGCACTTACCAAAGCTTTGGCTGAAAAG AGGTGTATACCTGTGTTTCTTGATGAAGAGATTGTTCATCAGTACTACAATGGTTATTGCAACAATATTCTGTGGCCTCTGTTTCACTACCTTGGACTTCCACAAGAAGATCGTCTTGCCACAACAAGAAGTTTCCAGTCTCAATTTGCTGCATAcaaaaaagcaaaccaaatgtTCGCTGATGTTGTCAATGAGCACTACGAAGAGGGAGATGTTGTCTGGTGCCATGATTATCATCTTATGTTCCTTCCTAAATGCCTTAAGGAATACAACAGTAAGATGAAAGTTGGATGGTTTCTCCATACACCATTCCCTTCTTCTGAGATACACAGGACACTTCCATCACGATCAGAGCTCCTTCGCTCAGTTCTTGCTGCTGATTTAGTTGG CTTCCATACATATGACTATGCAAGACACTTTGTAAGTGCGTGCACTCGTATTCTTGGACTTGAAGGAACACCTGAGGGAGTTGAGGATCAAGGAAGGCTCACTCGAGTTGCTGCT TTTCCAATTGGCATAGACTCTGAGCGGTTTATACGAGCACTTGAGGTCACTGAAGTCATACAACACATGAAGGAACTGAAAGAAAGATTTGCTGGCAGAAAG GTGATGTTAGGTGTTGATCGCCTTGATATGATCAAAGGGATTCCACAAAAGATTCTGGCATTTGAAAAATTTCTCGAGGAAAATGCAAGCTGGCGTGATAAAGTGGTGTTATTGCAAATTGCGGTGCCAACAAGAACAGACGTCCCCGAAT ATCAAAAACTCACAAGCCAAGTTCATGAAATTGTGGGACGCATTAATGGTCGTTTTGGGACACTGACTGCTGTTCCAATACATCACCTG GATCGTTCTCTGGACTTTCATGCCTTATGTGCACTTTATGCTGTCACAG ATGTTGCACTTGTCACATCTTTGAGAGATGGAATGAACCTTGTCAGTTACGAATTTGTTGCTTGCCAAGAGGCCAAAAAAGGAGTCCTCATTCTTAGTGAA TTTGCAGGTGCTGCACAGTCTCTGGGTGCTGGAGCTATTCTTGTGAATCCTTGGAACATAACAGAAGTTGCTGCCTCCATTGGACAGGCTCTAAATATGAcagctgaagaaagagagaaaagacatCGGCATAATTTTCATCATGTCAAAACCCACACTGCTCAAGAGTGGGCTGAAACTTTCGTAAG TGAACTAAATGACACCGTAATTGAGGCACAACTACGAATTAGTAAAGTCCCACCTGAGCTTCCACAGCATGATGCAATTCAACGGTATTCAAAGTCCAACAACAGGCTACTGATCCTT GGTTTCAATGCAACATTGACTGAACCAGTGGATAATCAAGGAAGAAGAGGTGATCAAATAAAGGAGATGGATCTTAATCTACACCCTGAGCTAAAAGGACCGTTAAAGGCATTATGCAGTGATCCAAGTACAACCATAGTTGTCCTGAGTGGAAGCAGCAGAAGCGTTTTGGATAAA AACTTCGGAGAGTATGATATGTGGTTGGCCGCAGAAAATGGGATGTTCCTAAGGCTTACTAATGGAGAGTGGATGACTACAATGCCAGAACATTTGAACATGGAATGGGTTGATAGCGTTAAG CATGTTTTCAAGTACTTCACTGAGAGAACTCCTAGGTCACACTTTGAAACACGCGATACTTCACTTATATGGAACTACAAATATGCAG ATATCGAATTTGGGAGACTTCAAGCAAGAGATTTGTTACAACACTTATGGACAGGTCCAATCTCTAATGCATCAGTTGATGTTGTGCAAGGAAGCCGCTCTGTAGAAGTCCGTGCGGTTGGTGTGACAAAG gGAGCCGCAATAGACCGCATTCTAGGAGAGATAGTGCATAGCAAGTCGATGACCACGCCCATTGATTACGTCTTGTGCATTGGTCATTTCTTGGGGAAG GACGAAGATGTTTACACCTTCTTCGAACCAGAACTTCCATCCGACATACCAGCCATTGCACGAGTCAGACCATCATCTGATAGTGGAAGTAAGTCATCATCAGGAGACCGAAGACCGCCGTCAAAGTCGACACATAACAACAAAAGTGGACCaaaatcttcatcatcctctaactctaacaacaacaacaacaagtcctCACAGAGATCTCTTCAGACAACAGAAAGAAAAAGCGGATCCAACCATAGCTTAGGAAACTCAAGACGGCCTTCACCAGAGAAGATCTCATGGAATGTTCTTGACCTCAAAGGAGAGAATTACTTCTCTTGCGCTGTGGGTCGTACTCGCACCAATGCCAGATATCTCCTTGGTTCACCTGACGACGTTGTTTGCTTCCTTGAGAAGCTCGCCGACACGACGACATCCTCACCTTAA
- the LOC104714125 gene encoding alpha,alpha-trehalose-phosphate synthase [UDP-forming] 1-like isoform X1, which produces MPGNKYNCSSSHIPLSRTERLLRDRELREKRKSNRARNPNDVVGSSDNSENDLRLEGDTSTRQYVEQYLEGAAAARAHDDACERQEARPYNRQRLLVVANRLPVSAVRRGEDSWSLEISAGGLVSALLGVKEFEARWIGWAGVNVPDEVGQKALTKALAEKRCIPVFLDEEIVHQYYNGYCNNILWPLFHYLGLPQEDRLATTRSFQSQFAAYKKANQMFADVVNEHYEEGDVVWCHDYHLMFLPKCLKEYNSKMKVGWFLHTPFPSSEIHRTLPSRSELLRSVLAADLVGFHTYDYARHFVSACTRILGLEGTPEGVEDQGRLTRVAAFPIGIDSERFIRALEVTEVIQHMKELKERFAGRKVMLGVDRLDMIKGIPQKILAFEKFLEENASWRDKVVLLQIAVPTRTDVPEYQKLTSQVHEIVGRINGRFGTLTAVPIHHLDRSLDFHALCALYAVTDVALVTSLRDGMNLVSYEFVACQEAKKGVLILSEFAGAAQSLGAGAILVNPWNITEVAASIGQALNMTAEEREKRHRHNFHHVKTHTAQEWAETFVSELNDTVIEAQLRISKVPPELPQHDAIQRYSKSNNRLLILGFNATLTEPVDNQGRRGDQIKEMDLNLHPELKGPLKALCSDPSTTIVVLSGSSRSVLDKNFGEYDMWLAAENGMFLRLTNGEWMTTMPEHLNMEWVDSVKHVFKYFTERTPRSHFETRDTSLIWNYKYADIEFGRLQARDLLQHLWTGPISNASVDVVQGSRSVEVRAVGVTKGAAIDRILGEIVHSKSMTTPIDYVLCIGHFLGKDEDVYTFFEPELPSDIPAIARVRPSSDSGSKSSSGDRRPPSKSTHNNKSGPKSSSSSNSNNNNNKSSQRSLQTTERKSGSNHSLGNSRRPSPEKISWNVLDLKGENYFSCAVGRTRTNARYLLGSPDDVVCFLEKLADTTTSSP; this is translated from the exons ATGCCTGGAAATAAGTACAACTGCAGTTCTTCTCATATCCCACTCTCTCGAACCGAACGGCTCTTGAGAGACAGAGAGCTccgagagaagaggaagagcaacCGAGCTCGTAATCCTAATGATGTTGTTGGCAGTTCCGACAACTCTGAGAACGACCTGCGTTTAGAAGGCGACACTTCAACCAGGCAATATGTTGAACAGTACTTGGAAGGTGCTGCTGCTGCAAGGGCACACGATGATGCCTGTGAGAGGCAAGAAGCTAGGCCTTATAACAGGCAACGCCTACTTGTTGTTGCTAACAGGCTCCCAGTTTCCGCGGTCAGAAGAGGTGAAGATTCATGGTCTCTCGAGATCAGTGCTGGTGGTCTAGTTAGTGCTCTCTTAg GTGTAAAGGAATTTGAAGCCAGATGGATTGGATGGGCTGGAGTTAATGTGCCTGATGAAGTTGGGCAGAAGGCACTTACCAAAGCTTTGGCTGAAAAG AGGTGTATACCTGTGTTTCTTGATGAAGAGATTGTTCATCAGTACTACAATGGTTATTGCAACAATATTCTGTGGCCTCTGTTTCACTACCTTGGACTTCCACAAGAAGATCGTCTTGCCACAACAAGAAGTTTCCAGTCTCAAT TTGCTGCATAcaaaaaagcaaaccaaatgtTCGCTGATGTTGTCAATGAGCACTACGAAGAGGGAGATGTTGTCTGGTGCCATGATTATCATCTTATGTTCCTTCCTAAATGCCTTAAGGAATACAACAGTAAGATGAAAGTTGGATGGTTTCTCCATACACCATTCCCTTCTTCTGAGATACACAGGACACTTCCATCACGATCAGAGCTCCTTCGCTCAGTTCTTGCTGCTGATTTAGTTGG CTTCCATACATATGACTATGCAAGACACTTTGTAAGTGCGTGCACTCGTATTCTTGGACTTGAAGGAACACCTGAGGGAGTTGAGGATCAAGGAAGGCTCACTCGAGTTGCTGCT TTTCCAATTGGCATAGACTCTGAGCGGTTTATACGAGCACTTGAGGTCACTGAAGTCATACAACACATGAAGGAACTGAAAGAAAGATTTGCTGGCAGAAAG GTGATGTTAGGTGTTGATCGCCTTGATATGATCAAAGGGATTCCACAAAAGATTCTGGCATTTGAAAAATTTCTCGAGGAAAATGCAAGCTGGCGTGATAAAGTGGTGTTATTGCAAATTGCGGTGCCAACAAGAACAGACGTCCCCGAAT ATCAAAAACTCACAAGCCAAGTTCATGAAATTGTGGGACGCATTAATGGTCGTTTTGGGACACTGACTGCTGTTCCAATACATCACCTG GATCGTTCTCTGGACTTTCATGCCTTATGTGCACTTTATGCTGTCACAG ATGTTGCACTTGTCACATCTTTGAGAGATGGAATGAACCTTGTCAGTTACGAATTTGTTGCTTGCCAAGAGGCCAAAAAAGGAGTCCTCATTCTTAGTGAA TTTGCAGGTGCTGCACAGTCTCTGGGTGCTGGAGCTATTCTTGTGAATCCTTGGAACATAACAGAAGTTGCTGCCTCCATTGGACAGGCTCTAAATATGAcagctgaagaaagagagaaaagacatCGGCATAATTTTCATCATGTCAAAACCCACACTGCTCAAGAGTGGGCTGAAACTTTCGTAAG TGAACTAAATGACACCGTAATTGAGGCACAACTACGAATTAGTAAAGTCCCACCTGAGCTTCCACAGCATGATGCAATTCAACGGTATTCAAAGTCCAACAACAGGCTACTGATCCTT GGTTTCAATGCAACATTGACTGAACCAGTGGATAATCAAGGAAGAAGAGGTGATCAAATAAAGGAGATGGATCTTAATCTACACCCTGAGCTAAAAGGACCGTTAAAGGCATTATGCAGTGATCCAAGTACAACCATAGTTGTCCTGAGTGGAAGCAGCAGAAGCGTTTTGGATAAA AACTTCGGAGAGTATGATATGTGGTTGGCCGCAGAAAATGGGATGTTCCTAAGGCTTACTAATGGAGAGTGGATGACTACAATGCCAGAACATTTGAACATGGAATGGGTTGATAGCGTTAAG CATGTTTTCAAGTACTTCACTGAGAGAACTCCTAGGTCACACTTTGAAACACGCGATACTTCACTTATATGGAACTACAAATATGCAG ATATCGAATTTGGGAGACTTCAAGCAAGAGATTTGTTACAACACTTATGGACAGGTCCAATCTCTAATGCATCAGTTGATGTTGTGCAAGGAAGCCGCTCTGTAGAAGTCCGTGCGGTTGGTGTGACAAAG gGAGCCGCAATAGACCGCATTCTAGGAGAGATAGTGCATAGCAAGTCGATGACCACGCCCATTGATTACGTCTTGTGCATTGGTCATTTCTTGGGGAAG GACGAAGATGTTTACACCTTCTTCGAACCAGAACTTCCATCCGACATACCAGCCATTGCACGAGTCAGACCATCATCTGATAGTGGAAGTAAGTCATCATCAGGAGACCGAAGACCGCCGTCAAAGTCGACACATAACAACAAAAGTGGACCaaaatcttcatcatcctctaactctaacaacaacaacaacaagtcctCACAGAGATCTCTTCAGACAACAGAAAGAAAAAGCGGATCCAACCATAGCTTAGGAAACTCAAGACGGCCTTCACCAGAGAAGATCTCATGGAATGTTCTTGACCTCAAAGGAGAGAATTACTTCTCTTGCGCTGTGGGTCGTACTCGCACCAATGCCAGATATCTCCTTGGTTCACCTGACGACGTTGTTTGCTTCCTTGAGAAGCTCGCCGACACGACGACATCCTCACCTTAA
- the LOC104715969 gene encoding uncharacterized protein LOC104715969, giving the protein MSLSITIDWNHLIILRWWVSCRNHRDDGQVNKAKTKKKDGKQTERRRKGNGCVSDIIIINREREREWRRRGATKSSCKLYRLHRAFSAMQVFTHPN; this is encoded by the exons atgTCGTTGTCTATCACCATAGACTGGAATCACTTGA TAATATTGAGGTGGTGGGTTTCATGTCGTAATCATCGAGATGATGGGCAAGTAAataaagccaaaacaaaaaagaaagatggaaaACAGACAGAGAGAAGGCGAAAGGGAAACGGGTGTGTGAGTgacattattattatcaatagagagagagagagagaatg gaggaggaggggagCAACAAAATCCTCGTGTAAGCTTTACAGACTACACAGAGCCTTCTCAGCCATGCAAGTTTTCACAcatccaaattaa